From the genome of Ktedonobacterales bacterium:
CGCCCATGATACTCAGCGCGGCCCAGGCGAAAAGCCATGATACATCAAAAAACCCCACTGGGGGAATACGCTTGCGAATCGGCGCAATAACAGGCTCTGTGCAGCGCACCAGAAACAGCATGATCGGATTGCTCTCGCTGAGGCGAATCCACGACAGAATCATGCGCACGAACATCAAAGCAATTAAGCAACCAAAGAATAGATTGATCACCACATGCAGAATATTATGTTGGAGCAGAAACATGTCTTCCTCCCCGGATCGCCAAGCGGGCAGTGCGCTTATCCCTGAGCGGTTTGCACCTCAACGGTGGACAGGCCAAAGTACGAGCGTCGTCTAATGTCACTGATACGCACGCCGCGCAGGTCAGGCAGCGTGGTCACATGCCGCTGAACCACCGCGCCAAACGGGCGGGCAAACACCATCGCGCCCAATACCCCCGCCGCTGCCGAGAGCAGCCGGGTTCGCGGGCGCATCAGCGTCAGGGCTAGCAGCCAGCTTACTATCGTCAACGAAAGACCTACGGCAACATTCGTCCCACAGTTCGGATGAATCGCCAGTTCTGCTTCACCCGCCTGGAGCCGCTCCAATGCTTCAGCAGCAGCCCCGCGAACTTTATCCAGATCGACTGTACCAAAAATGACAAAACCTTGTGGGCTGGATCGGGCGCTGACCCGTAGATTAGCGATCTTCCTCGTTAGAATCGTGACCGTCGCATGCTCCAGCGCGTGATTCTGGCGAATCCGCCGACCAAAGAACAAATCGCCTACGTTCATTGTCTGCTCCCCTCTCCCGGAGAAGGATCAATCAGGCTGCCGCGCCTTAGAATGCCTCACACAACCGACGGGTGGCCCCACC
Proteins encoded in this window:
- a CDS encoding YggT family protein; its protein translation is MFLLQHNILHVVINLFFGCLIALMFVRMILSWIRLSESNPIMLFLVRCTEPVIAPIRKRIPPVGFFDVSWLFAWAALSIMGVLLTQALPPGW
- a CDS encoding DUF6391 domain-containing protein produces the protein MNVGDLFFGRRIRQNHALEHATVTILTRKIANLRVSARSSPQGFVIFGTVDLDKVRGAAAEALERLQAGEAELAIHPNCGTNVAVGLSLTIVSWLLALTLMRPRTRLLSAAAGVLGAMVFARPFGAVVQRHVTTLPDLRGVRISDIRRRSYFGLSTVEVQTAQG